One window of the Oncorhynchus keta strain PuntledgeMale-10-30-2019 chromosome 31, Oket_V2, whole genome shotgun sequence genome contains the following:
- the LOC118380327 gene encoding chemerin-like receptor 1 has protein sequence MMALTTTPLYPEIWTELSHNTSSPGNSTDDYEDYPDEHAELRQSLNIMSLIVYCLAFVLGVLGNGLVIWVTGFKMKKTVNTVWFLNLAVADFLFTVFLPLSVTYTAMDFHWPFGKFMCKLNSTISFFNMFASVYILVVISMDRCVSVVRPVWAQNHRNIRKASYISLGVWLWALVLSSPYFVFRDIGASYKNKEIINCFNNFAFSDDYDTKEVAELRVFRHQAMIITRFLLGFVVPFAIIVTCYAVIIHRLKRNRNLASHSGRPFKIIAAVITAFFLCWAPYHIIVLIEMVNNAAAEFSYTLDHVTTIGVPIATSLAFLNSCLNPLLYVFMGQDFKEKLRKSILTVLESAFTEEVSKSNHTYTNSGLTSRSKEKSYSDAEV, from the coding sequence ATGATGGCCTTAACCACAACTCCTTTGTATCCTGAGATCTGGACAGAGCTGTCTCACAACACCTCCTCGCCAGGCAACTCGACAGATGACTATGAGGACTACCCTGACGAGCACGCAGAGCTCCGGCAGTCCCTCAACATCATGTCCCTCATCGTTTACTGCCTGGCCTTTGTGCTGGGGGTTCTGGGAAATGGACTTGTCATCTGGGTGACGGGATTTAAGATGAAGAAGACGGTCAACACGGTGTGGTTCCTCAACCTGGCTGTGGCCGACTTCCTTTTCACAGTGTTCCTGCCTCTAAGCGTGACCTACACAGCCATGGACTTTCACTGGCCTTTCGGCAAGTTCATGTGCAAGCTCAACTCCACGATCAGCTTCTTCAACATGTTCGCCAGCGTCTACATCCTGGTGGTCATCAGCATGGACAGGTGTGTGTCCGTTGTGCGCCCTGTCTGGGCCCAGAACCATCGGAACATACGCAAGGCATCCTATATCAGTCTGGGTGTCTGGCTGTGGGCCCTGGTCCTCAGCTCCCCCTACTTTGTCTTCCGGGACATCGGGGCGTCCTACAAGAACAAAGAAATCATCAACTGCTTCAACAACTTTGCTTTCTCCGATGACTATGACACAAAGGAGGTGGCAGAGCTGCGAGTGTTCCGCCATCAGGCCATGATCATCACCCGCTTCCTGCTGGGCTTCGTTGTGCCCTTCGCCATCATCGTCACTTGCTACGCCGTCATCATCCACCGGCTCAAGAGGAACCGCAACCTGGCCAGCCACTCCGGGCGGCCATTCAAGATCATCGCCGCCGTCATCACAGCTTTCTTCCTGTGCTGGGCCCCCTACCACATCATTGTCCTTATCGAGATGGTGAACAACGCGGCCGCTGAGTTCAGCTACACGTTAGACCACGTCACCACCATCGGGGTCCCCATAGCCACCAGCCTGGCCTTCCTCAACAGCTGTCTGAACCCCCTGCTGTACGTGTTCATGGGCCAGGACTTCAAGGAGAAGCTGCGCAAGTCCATTCTGACGGTTCTGGAGAGTGCCTTCACCGAGGAAGTGTCAAAGTCCAACCACACCTACACAAACTCTGGACTCACAAGCCGTAGCAAGGAGAAGTCCTATTCTGATGCTGAGGTATAG
- the LOC118380329 gene encoding zinc finger protein 616-like: MDYVSSAEPDVDAFICTECGDGFRRYLDLVKHITVHERLRTHEQTDSFSLDSLPNGFQVPREYALHENGTFIVVDRSGPSNNPSSTPSPYQNSKTIVLKTKPAKTDLRVNTVSHSQCRGVSPLKQYRCETCGKLFNNQLSLQRHQQYRNLEQGYKCTLCCKIFTDKERLREHLQEHAHEIFYCCGQCGKRFLKQETLYAHQKEQHGSLGLKEMGKSDNGQENIIQKTYPCKKCNLCFFWLSDLQSHLLSHSKDKPLYVNSSSKIEQQCQKDERSHTIEYSDSTPTDVTKQYSSGTPTTDVTKQYSSDATVNVKTHNGKSDSKTPSSFRPYRCGLCGDRFQQLTDLKEHHLTHQTQEEIDKLNKDSESQRVVKRRRRYTGIECIVTKAPARKGGRPPLYKKGSGTKLHPCKHCHRVFSHSSSLSRHNRSHKGTLHTCVLCGKHFPQRCDVRRHIAMYHKPELEKKPSLKYLALHSKPDGGSQLNSDVLEQNASSEGKPKKSLDGVVTELDSDNGDDQQTTSTGEVFAAPKARRNYKCDQCGKKFGLLCVYQRHLRYHKREPGSEMVKCPRCPSRFRSSSALGRHLEIHPSQSSGETDMEGRASPTADSNPDLDSDQDNAKDLVGHGDIDDVKGGNGENIGPAEVLYECTECTETFSSLQKFLKHQSSHGSDNLG, encoded by the coding sequence ATGGATTACGTAAGCTCCGCTGAACCAGATGTTGATGCCTTCATCTGCACAGAATGTGGGGATGGCTTCAGGCGCTACCTTGACTTGGTTAAACACATTACTGTTCATGAACGACTCAGGACTCATGAACAAACAGATTCGTTTTCCCTTGACAGTTTACCCAATGGGTTTCAAGTTCCCCGTGAGTATGCTCTCCATGAAAACGGAACTTTCATAGTGGTTGACAGATCTGGACCATCAAACAACCCATCTTCAACTCCTTCACCTTATCAGAATTCAAAGACCATTGTACTCAAAACTAAGCCAGCAAAAACTGATCTACGTGTCAACACAGTGTCTCACTCCCAGTGCCGCGGTGTCTCTCCTCTAAAACAGTACCGATGCGAAACATGTGGAAAATTGTTTAACAACCAGCTGAGTTTACAACGACATCAACAGTATCGTAATTTAGAGCAAGGTTATAAGTGCACCTTGTGTTGCAAGATCTTCACAGATAAAGAGAGGCTAAGGGAACATCTCCAAGAACATGCCCATGAAATATTCTACTGCTGTGGTCAGTGTGGAAAACGCTTTCTGAAACAAGAGACCCTGTATGCTCATCAAAAAGAGCAGCATGGATCGCTGGGGCTCAAAGAAATGGGGAAGTCAGACAATGGTCAAGAGAACATAATACAGAAAACATATCCCTGTAAGAAGTGTAATCTGTGTTTTTTCTGGCTCTCCGACTTGCAGAGCCACTTACTGAGTCATTCCAAAGACAAACCATTATATGTGAACTCTTCATCCAAAATCGAGCAACAGTGTCAGAAAGATGAGCGATCACATACCATCGAGTACAGTGACAGCACCCCTACCGATGTGACGAAACAGTACAGCAGCGGCACCCCTACTACCGATGTGACCAAACAGTATAGCAGTGACGCAACTGTTAATGTGAAGACCCACAATGGCAAATCTGATTCCAAAACACCATCCTCTTTCAGACCATACCGCTGTGGTTTGTGTGGAGATCGCTTCCAACAGTTAACAGACTTGAAGGAGCATCATCTTACCCATCAGACACAAGAAGAAATTGACAAGTTAAATAAGGATTCAGAGTCACAAAGAGTTGTAAAAAGGCGGCGAAGGTATACTGGCATTGAGTGCATCGTAACAAAAGCACCTGCAAGGAAGGGAGGAAGGCCCCCACTTTATAAAAAAGGCTCTGGGACAAAATTACATCCATGCAAGCACTGCCACCGTGTATTCAGTCACTCTAGTAGTCTTTCTCGGCACAATAGATCCCACAAGGGGACTCTTCACACTTGTGTTCTCTGTGGGAAACATTTTCCACAACGCTGTGATGTCCGGAGGCATATAGCCATGTATCACAAACCTGAATTGGAGAAGAAGCCAAGTCTTAAGTACTTGGCATTACATTCTAAACCAGATGGTGGTTCCCAATTGAATTCTGATGTGTTGGAACAGAATGCGTCATCTGAAGGAAAACCCAAGAAATCTTTAGACGGTGTTGTAACAGAATTGGACAGTGACAATGGTGACGATCAACAAACCACATCTACTGGAGAAGTGTTCGCTGCTCCTAAGGCACGGAGGAACTACAAGTGTGACCAATGTGGGAAAAAGTTTGGGCTGCTGTGTGTGTACCAACGGCATTTGCGGTACCACAAAAGGGAACCGGGTAGTGAAATGGTTAAGTGCCCTCGCTGCCCAAGTCGCTTCCGGAGTTCTTCTGCTCTAGGGCGCCATCTTGAGATTCACCCAAGTCAGTCAAGCGGGGAAACGGACATGGAAGGACGGGCATCTCCCACTGCTGACTCCAAtccagacctggactctgaccaaGACAATGCAAAGGATTTAGTCGGTCATGGGGACATTGACGATGTCAAGGGTGGGAATGGTGAAAACATTGGTCCAGCAGAGGTGCTGTATGAATGCACTGAGTGTACAGAGACTTTTTCTTCGTTGCAGAAGTTTCTGAAGCACCAGAGTTCTCATGGGTCCGATAACCTTGGATAA